The following are encoded together in the Pseudovibrio sp. M1P-2-3 genome:
- a CDS encoding IS110 family RNA-guided transposase — protein sequence MTKIVTVGLDLAKSIFQVHCADEAGTPLLRKRMRRGQVIEFFAGIEPCLVGMEACSSAHYWARELQALGHEVKLVPPQDVKPFVKSQKNDAADAEAIAEAVQRPTMRFAAIKSAEQQSLLDLHRTRELLVRQKTMLINAIRGHCGEFGLVVGAGAAKVSELIIVIKDSKDTRLPALARKALNFLAEQLKETQTQIKALERKLNEWHTDNEDSKRLETIPGVGVITATALVATIGDVTQFRSARQLAAWLGLVPKQYSNGGKEKLGRISKRGDGYLRKLLVHGARTSLGWSRRKQDGLSQWQKALLERRPTNVVLVAMANKMARTVWALLSKSQTYRYNSVEV from the coding sequence ATGACTAAGATTGTAACGGTTGGGTTGGATCTTGCGAAATCCATCTTTCAGGTACACTGCGCGGATGAAGCGGGAACCCCTTTGCTTCGCAAGCGGATGCGACGTGGTCAAGTCATAGAGTTTTTTGCGGGTATCGAGCCCTGCCTCGTTGGCATGGAGGCTTGCAGCAGCGCGCATTACTGGGCTCGTGAATTGCAAGCATTGGGCCATGAGGTGAAGCTGGTTCCACCGCAAGATGTCAAACCGTTTGTAAAGAGCCAGAAGAACGATGCGGCTGATGCAGAAGCAATCGCCGAAGCGGTTCAGCGCCCGACTATGCGTTTTGCAGCAATAAAAAGCGCGGAACAGCAATCTCTTCTAGACCTGCATCGCACTCGCGAACTTCTGGTACGCCAGAAGACAATGTTGATCAATGCAATCCGCGGCCATTGCGGCGAGTTCGGCCTCGTGGTAGGCGCTGGCGCAGCAAAGGTTAGCGAACTTATCATAGTCATCAAAGACTCGAAAGACACTCGTCTGCCAGCCCTAGCACGTAAAGCCCTGAATTTTTTGGCAGAGCAGTTGAAAGAAACGCAAACACAGATCAAGGCGCTGGAAAGAAAGCTTAACGAGTGGCACACCGACAATGAAGACAGCAAACGGCTGGAGACGATTCCCGGAGTTGGCGTCATCACTGCGACCGCGCTGGTTGCAACAATCGGCGATGTTACCCAGTTCCGCAGTGCCCGCCAGCTTGCCGCATGGCTCGGCTTGGTGCCTAAACAGTACTCGAACGGCGGTAAGGAAAAATTAGGAAGAATATCGAAACGCGGTGACGGCTATCTGCGCAAGCTTCTGGTTCACGGGGCAAGGACAAGTTTGGGCTGGTCCCGGCGAAAACAGGACGGTTTGTCCCAGTGGCAAAAGGCATTGCTTGAACGGCGCCCGACCAACGTAGTCCTGGTTGCCATGGCCAATAAAATGGCGCGCACCGTCTGGGCCCTGCTCAGCAAGTCGCAAACATATCGGTACAACTCAGTGGAAGTATAA
- a CDS encoding GNAT family N-acyltransferase — MSDDLQSITYFDPPHEIPLLDQIGKLRITAWCQRTGVSEEIKTKGKWLDDMDNSARHYILKNQASELIGAARVNFFDSVEKVDYISKFHFKKTMSGPIAVISRLVILKEFSHRKLGREFDLLRINQIREMCASGILAIAGFYRLNELKCMGFQLAGPPFSERELPNHVAFPVCNYLE; from the coding sequence ATGTCAGATGATCTACAATCAATAACCTATTTTGATCCTCCACATGAGATACCTTTACTGGATCAGATTGGAAAACTTCGCATAACTGCCTGGTGTCAACGAACTGGTGTTTCTGAAGAAATAAAAACAAAAGGAAAATGGCTTGATGATATGGACAATAGTGCCCGGCACTATATCTTGAAAAACCAAGCATCAGAATTGATTGGTGCAGCACGGGTGAACTTTTTTGACTCAGTTGAGAAGGTTGATTACATATCCAAATTCCACTTCAAAAAGACGATGAGTGGCCCAATAGCGGTAATATCCCGGTTGGTAATTCTAAAAGAATTCAGCCATCGTAAACTGGGTAGAGAATTTGATTTGCTTCGTATCAACCAAATCAGAGAAATGTGTGCCAGCGGAATTTTGGCAATTGCAGGCTTTTATCGGCTGAACGAACTAAAATGCATGGGCTTCCAACTAGCTGGTCCACCTTTCTCCGAAAGGGAGCTACCTAATCATGTCGCCTTCCCAGTATGCAACTATTTGGAGTAG
- a CDS encoding MFS transporter, which yields MKYSIKFVLIRIFTAVTLFATLGKANVWLDTASNTILALGYRIELVLLPLTFALLGTRALIFSFAVMSGGVVLFALGDKSMVTLLAALLFAYGAAISGFLLKNVAAQSKNGAAKNRMALNAGALMGGLCIMIPFLTPTLFFWCSALILGGCLFLALQCPLRLADVQMKMFRGLKLATLFAWVLMGTTMGMAIFGTFSVLPQTLLETTGTLPVWYGSMVILNSFIIVVAQMPVLKLIELTGRYRVLVMIGLIFMVFGLYILIDIIPIHSFFAAAIWTVLVSISKCTIPHLDYYSARQKALFVKEISVGLGAGLTVFIMRSVPGAYNASVIAVLGISFTLIWWSMTYRQLRLYD from the coding sequence ATGAAATATTCTATTAAGTTTGTCCTGATCCGTATTTTTACGGCCGTAACCCTGTTTGCTACACTAGGCAAGGCAAACGTTTGGCTGGATACAGCTTCCAATACCATCCTCGCTCTGGGGTATCGTATCGAGCTAGTTCTTCTCCCTCTTACTTTTGCTCTGCTGGGTACCAGAGCTTTGATTTTCTCTTTTGCAGTAATGTCTGGGGGGGTAGTCCTGTTTGCGCTGGGGGATAAATCGATGGTTACCTTGCTTGCGGCGCTCTTATTCGCCTATGGAGCAGCAATAAGTGGTTTTCTTTTAAAAAATGTGGCTGCTCAAAGCAAAAACGGAGCTGCAAAAAATCGCATGGCCCTAAACGCTGGTGCACTTATGGGGGGGCTGTGCATCATGATCCCCTTCCTAACGCCCACACTTTTCTTTTGGTGTTCCGCCTTAATCTTGGGGGGGTGTCTGTTTTTGGCGCTTCAATGCCCCCTTCGTTTAGCTGATGTACAAATGAAAATGTTTCGAGGTCTAAAGCTTGCAACCCTGTTCGCCTGGGTGCTGATGGGAACGACCATGGGTATGGCAATTTTTGGCACCTTTTCAGTTTTACCCCAAACCCTTTTGGAAACAACAGGTACGCTGCCTGTCTGGTACGGCTCCATGGTCATCTTGAACAGTTTTATTATTGTTGTCGCTCAAATGCCGGTTCTCAAATTGATTGAGCTCACCGGACGCTATCGAGTGCTTGTTATGATCGGGCTAATTTTCATGGTATTTGGCCTTTATATTCTCATTGATATTATTCCCATTCACTCATTTTTCGCCGCCGCTATATGGACAGTTTTGGTCTCCATCTCAAAATGCACCATTCCTCACCTTGACTACTATTCCGCTCGGCAAAAAGCTCTATTTGTCAAAGAAATCAGTGTTGGTCTAGGCGCTGGCCTTACCGTCTTCATTATGCGCTCGGTCCCAGGTGCATATAATGCATCGGTGATAGCGGTGCTGGGTATTTCTTTTACCCTTATTTGGTGGTCAATGACGTATCGTCAACTTCGTCTCTATGATTAA
- the tnpC gene encoding IS66 family transposase, with amino-acid sequence MKTLGEDTTEELEYIPGRFVVNRLVRPRKACACCETFTQAPLPSRPIERGRPGPGLLAHVLVRKFGDHLPLYRQSQIYGREGMELSRSTLAGWVGQSICLLEPLAEAIGKHVQAGKALFADDTPVKLLAPGTSRTKTARVWAYVRDERAWTGPAPPAAFYQFTIDRKGEHPQMHLKNYQGFVHADGYAGFNGVFGEQRAREVACMAHIRRKFVEIQQANGSAIAQDAILKIAKLYAIEKKVRGKHAGERQAVRQQDARPVLDELEVWLHAQLPKISGKSPLAKAIRYALTRLPKVRPYLDNGFLEIDNNSCERAMKPVALGRKNWMFVGSKKGGRAMAIAYTLIETAKLNKVDPQAWLTYVLDRIADHKINRINELLPWNYTQQSGV; translated from the coding sequence CTGAAGACACTTGGCGAGGATACTACCGAAGAACTGGAGTATATTCCAGGACGGTTTGTGGTGAACAGGCTTGTGCGGCCCCGCAAAGCTTGCGCATGCTGTGAGACATTTACACAAGCCCCATTGCCATCGCGGCCTATTGAACGAGGGCGCCCCGGACCAGGCCTGCTGGCGCATGTTCTGGTGCGCAAATTCGGAGATCACCTTCCGCTCTACCGGCAATCCCAGATCTATGGCCGTGAGGGGATGGAGCTGTCCCGTTCCACTCTGGCAGGCTGGGTGGGGCAATCGATATGCCTTCTGGAGCCTCTGGCCGAGGCCATTGGCAAACACGTTCAAGCCGGCAAGGCGCTCTTTGCCGATGACACACCGGTCAAGCTCCTGGCACCGGGTACATCGAGAACCAAAACCGCAAGGGTCTGGGCCTATGTACGTGATGAGCGGGCTTGGACAGGGCCTGCGCCACCTGCAGCATTCTATCAGTTTACGATTGATAGGAAGGGCGAACATCCGCAAATGCACTTGAAAAACTATCAGGGTTTTGTTCATGCCGATGGGTATGCGGGGTTTAATGGTGTCTTTGGCGAACAACGGGCACGAGAAGTCGCTTGTATGGCCCATATTCGTCGTAAATTTGTAGAGATCCAACAAGCGAACGGTTCAGCTATAGCGCAAGACGCGATCTTAAAAATCGCCAAACTCTACGCCATTGAGAAGAAAGTTCGCGGGAAACACGCCGGGGAACGGCAAGCCGTTCGTCAACAAGATGCAAGACCTGTTCTGGATGAATTGGAAGTGTGGCTACACGCACAGCTGCCAAAGATCTCGGGCAAGTCTCCACTTGCCAAAGCGATCCGTTATGCCTTGACCCGTTTGCCGAAAGTCCGGCCCTATCTGGATAATGGTTTTCTGGAAATCGACAACAACAGCTGTGAGCGGGCAATGAAACCTGTGGCCCTTGGAAGAAAAAACTGGATGTTTGTCGGCTCTAAGAAGGGCGGTAGGGCGATGGCTATCGCCTACACCCTCATTGAAACTGCCAAGCTGAATAAGGTCGACCCGCAGGCTTGGCTTACCTATGTTCTTGACCGTATTGCAGACCATAAGATCAATCGTATTAACGAGCTATTGCCATGGAACTATACTCAACAAAGTGGAGTATAG
- a CDS encoding transposase, with the protein MLNVLVNLPDNPRELKGLVTLLSKEVQALSLKVEQLQHQLHGANRHRFGTRSENLEQLLLTLEHQEVLAASVPEENDSVVTQEERTKPKRWSLPESLQRNTQVLEPGDECAR; encoded by the coding sequence ATGCTCAATGTCCTTGTCAACTTGCCGGATAATCCGAGGGAACTCAAAGGCCTCGTAACCCTTTTGAGCAAAGAGGTGCAGGCGCTTTCCTTGAAGGTAGAGCAACTTCAACATCAGCTGCATGGGGCCAATCGGCACCGGTTTGGGACACGGTCAGAAAATCTTGAACAGCTGTTGCTGACACTTGAACATCAAGAGGTTTTGGCTGCAAGTGTCCCTGAAGAGAATGATTCAGTTGTCACCCAAGAGGAAAGAACGAAACCAAAGCGCTGGTCTTTGCCCGAAAGCTTGCAACGCAACACGCAGGTTCTGGAGCCCGGTGATGAATGTGCGCGCTGA
- the tnpB gene encoding IS66 family insertion sequence element accessory protein TnpB (TnpB, as the term is used for proteins encoded by IS66 family insertion elements, is considered an accessory protein, since TnpC, encoded by a neighboring gene, is a DDE family transposase.): MIPVPSNTRVWLAAGITDMRCGFNTLAARAENILKEDPFSGHLFVFRGRRGDLLKIIWWDTQGGCLFSKRLERGSFVWPAAKDGKVSLSASQLSLLLEGIDWRMPQTTWKPLTHG; the protein is encoded by the coding sequence ATGATTCCGGTTCCCAGTAATACACGAGTGTGGCTGGCCGCAGGCATCACAGATATGCGTTGTGGCTTTAATACTTTGGCGGCCCGAGCGGAAAATATTTTAAAAGAAGACCCGTTCAGTGGTCATCTTTTTGTGTTTCGCGGCCGACGGGGCGATTTGTTGAAGATCATCTGGTGGGATACACAGGGCGGTTGTCTATTTTCCAAAAGATTGGAGCGCGGCAGTTTTGTCTGGCCCGCGGCTAAGGATGGTAAGGTCAGTCTATCAGCATCACAATTATCACTCCTTTTAGAAGGAATTGACTGGCGTATGCCGCAGACAACATGGAAGCCGCTTACACACGGTTAA
- the tnpA gene encoding IS66-like element accessory protein TnpA — MNNKTYWSEEEKRSVCEEALSSPESIAQVARRNGLNKGRLYNWLKDKRYNPSPKPAIDTPVSTAFVPVSVENATAFEKSAPECSPNFTTSTSELVMEIRLIAGHEVRLSGCLSEQQLTAVLAGLTT, encoded by the coding sequence ATGAATAATAAGACGTATTGGAGTGAAGAGGAAAAACGCTCCGTTTGTGAGGAAGCTTTGTCGTCCCCTGAATCTATCGCCCAGGTTGCCCGCAGAAACGGGCTTAACAAAGGGCGTCTTTATAATTGGCTTAAGGACAAACGTTATAATCCTTCCCCAAAGCCTGCCATTGATACCCCTGTATCTACAGCCTTTGTCCCGGTTAGCGTTGAAAACGCAACTGCATTTGAGAAGTCAGCTCCTGAATGCTCACCGAACTTTACTACCTCTACCTCAGAGTTGGTGATGGAAATCAGGTTGATTGCAGGACATGAAGTGCGCCTGAGTGGCTGTTTGAGCGAGCAGCAGCTTACCGCAGTTCTCGCGGGGCTCACCACATGA
- a CDS encoding condensation domain-containing protein, producing MRNCDPNTPNYVPPRNEFEYQLCHIWSEVLGLQKIGVNSNFFQVGGESIHAIKLVTQINQQLGRQLTVATIFRHPTIATLSASLAETQHQPLIISRAPDQPQYPLSFAQERLWFIEQYERGTSAYHMPMLFRLSNEVNHSALKSSLALIVNRHEVLRTCFVKDTEGTYFQRICGTSFSIPEHFIENGSWGHTLKDVLHQTFNLEHFPPIRAGIYHVNGQAYFGSAPVRGRIVR from the coding sequence ATGCGTAATTGTGACCCAAACACCCCAAATTATGTTCCGCCTCGTAACGAGTTCGAGTATCAACTCTGCCACATCTGGTCAGAAGTTCTTGGTCTTCAGAAGATCGGGGTAAATTCAAACTTTTTTCAAGTAGGTGGTGAATCCATTCATGCCATTAAACTAGTAACACAAATTAATCAACAACTTGGTCGGCAACTAACTGTAGCAACAATTTTTAGACATCCCACGATTGCTACTCTAAGCGCGAGCCTTGCAGAGACTCAACACCAACCGCTCATTATTTCCAGAGCCCCTGACCAACCGCAGTACCCCCTATCCTTTGCTCAGGAGCGTCTATGGTTCATCGAGCAATATGAAAGAGGGACTAGTGCCTATCATATGCCGATGCTTTTCCGTCTCTCCAATGAAGTGAACCATTCGGCCTTAAAAAGCAGCCTAGCATTGATTGTAAACAGACATGAGGTCTTGCGCACCTGCTTTGTTAAAGACACAGAAGGGACCTATTTTCAGAGAATCTGCGGAACCTCCTTTTCAATACCAGAGCATTTTATAGAGAATGGCTCGTGGGGCCACACTTTAAAAGATGTATTACATCAAACTTTCAATCTTGAGCATTTCCCTCCTATCCGTGCCGGGATTTACCATGTTAATGGGCAAGCCTATTTCGGGTCTGCTCCGGTAAGGGGCAGGATAGTACGCTAG
- a CDS encoding bifunctional transcriptional activator/DNA repair enzyme AdaA, giving the protein MLFDIPDHDTLYKALLARDAAYDGQVYVCVSSTDVFCRLTCPARKPKQENCTFYETVGECIEAGYRACKRCHPLQPMALADPAIAALLAALDERPDYRWREGDIERMGFELSTVRRSFKRQFGMTFLEMARQRRLRDGFETIAKGGSVIEGQINAGFDSPSAFRTAFLKLMGKAPGNLSSDPLLLADWIPTPLGDMISVSSKSQLHLLEFFDRRALPKELGRLDMFTKGRLGIGRMPPSEQIKEELTAFFTGASSDFQTPLAYHGSDFSGAVWDSLRQISAGQTRSYSDIAASIGRPSAVRAVARANGANQIALVIPCHRVIGSDGSLTGYGGGLWRKQKLLEIERQYLPKNTKGNHHVSS; this is encoded by the coding sequence ATGCTTTTCGATATCCCCGATCACGATACCCTTTACAAGGCGCTTTTGGCCCGTGACGCTGCCTATGACGGTCAGGTCTATGTCTGCGTTTCTTCTACCGACGTATTTTGCCGGTTGACCTGCCCAGCCCGTAAACCCAAGCAAGAAAATTGCACATTCTACGAAACCGTCGGAGAATGTATTGAAGCAGGATATCGCGCATGCAAGCGCTGCCATCCTCTACAACCCATGGCGTTAGCAGATCCCGCGATTGCAGCACTTTTGGCTGCATTGGACGAGCGCCCGGACTATCGCTGGCGCGAAGGCGATATCGAACGTATGGGCTTCGAACTTTCCACAGTCCGGCGGAGCTTTAAACGCCAATTCGGGATGACATTTCTGGAAATGGCGCGTCAGAGGCGGCTCAGGGATGGGTTTGAGACAATCGCAAAGGGTGGATCGGTGATCGAAGGCCAAATTAATGCAGGATTTGACTCTCCTAGTGCGTTTCGAACAGCCTTTCTAAAGCTGATGGGGAAGGCACCTGGCAATTTGTCCTCGGACCCGTTGCTATTGGCTGACTGGATCCCTACGCCGCTTGGCGACATGATCTCTGTCAGCAGCAAATCACAACTACATCTTCTTGAGTTCTTTGACCGTCGAGCATTACCAAAGGAGCTTGGTCGGCTTGACATGTTCACCAAGGGGCGCCTAGGCATCGGAAGAATGCCGCCGTCAGAGCAGATCAAAGAGGAACTGACGGCTTTCTTCACTGGAGCATCGTCAGATTTTCAAACTCCGCTAGCTTATCATGGATCGGATTTCAGCGGTGCGGTTTGGGATTCGTTGAGACAGATATCGGCGGGGCAAACACGCAGTTATTCAGACATTGCCGCAAGTATTGGCCGTCCTTCCGCGGTTCGTGCTGTGGCCCGCGCGAACGGAGCTAACCAGATCGCTTTGGTCATTCCATGCCATCGTGTCATCGGTTCAGACGGATCACTGACAGGTTATGGCGGGGGGCTTTGGCGCAAACAAAAGCTCTTGGAGATTGAACGGCAATATCTGCCAAAAAACACGAAGGGAAACCACCATGTCTCAAGCTGA
- a CDS encoding isocitrate lyase/PEP mutase family protein yields the protein MSQAEKASHFTGLHKKGSPVVLYNIWDAGGAKTLKDEGVAAVATGSWSIAAAHGYDDGEAIPMDFFLSIVERICATVDLPVTVDFEGGYATEPAEVAENARKIIRAGAVGINFEDRIVKGEGLHSISTQVARIRAIKSVAAEEGVPLFLNARTDLFLGSDPATHGDSLAEALQREAAYADGGADCFFVPGLTEIGLISRVVDTAKLPVNVMMMGDLRSIKDVAALGVSRASYGPGPYLQFLADLKKAHADIS from the coding sequence ATGTCTCAAGCTGAAAAGGCATCTCACTTCACAGGTCTGCATAAAAAAGGCAGCCCGGTTGTGCTCTACAATATTTGGGATGCAGGAGGAGCGAAAACATTGAAAGATGAAGGAGTTGCCGCCGTGGCGACAGGAAGCTGGTCCATTGCAGCCGCTCATGGTTATGACGATGGAGAAGCCATTCCTATGGACTTCTTTTTGAGCATTGTTGAGCGTATATGCGCCACGGTAGATTTGCCTGTGACTGTGGATTTCGAAGGTGGGTATGCGACTGAACCTGCCGAGGTCGCCGAAAATGCCCGAAAAATTATTCGAGCCGGGGCCGTCGGGATCAATTTCGAAGACAGGATCGTCAAGGGCGAGGGGCTTCATTCAATCTCAACTCAGGTAGCGCGTATCAGGGCAATCAAATCTGTAGCCGCTGAAGAAGGCGTCCCTCTCTTTCTGAACGCGAGGACAGACCTGTTCCTTGGCTCAGATCCTGCCACGCACGGAGACAGTCTAGCGGAGGCGCTGCAGCGCGAAGCAGCTTATGCTGATGGAGGTGCAGATTGCTTTTTCGTGCCGGGACTAACAGAAATTGGACTGATTTCACGCGTTGTCGACACTGCGAAATTACCAGTGAACGTCATGATGATGGGAGATCTTAGGTCGATCAAAGACGTGGCTGCCTTAGGTGTATCCAGAGCGAGCTATGGCCCCGGACCCTACCTACAGTTCCTTGCTGATCTCAAGAAAGCTCATGCAGATATTTCTTAG
- a CDS encoding recombinase family protein, whose product MEPILFGYARCSTDKQDLSVQHQALIALGVAEDRIYIDHGLTGTNRHRPGLDQALAAVRPGDTLVVSKLDRLARSVPDAREIARQLEVKGVKLALGATIYDPADPMGKMFFNILATFAEFEADLIRMRTREGMAIARAKGKLRGKQPKLSKKQQKELCRMRATDDYSISDLAEVFSVSRPTVYRTLKRNSEPK is encoded by the coding sequence ATGGAACCGATACTCTTTGGATATGCGCGGTGTTCTACCGATAAACAGGATCTATCAGTGCAGCATCAGGCACTAATTGCCCTTGGTGTTGCTGAAGATCGCATCTATATCGATCATGGGTTGACCGGCACTAATCGTCATCGTCCAGGCCTGGATCAGGCGCTTGCAGCTGTGCGTCCGGGAGATACACTTGTTGTTTCTAAACTGGACCGCCTTGCCCGATCCGTTCCCGATGCCCGTGAAATCGCCCGCCAGCTCGAAGTAAAGGGCGTGAAGCTGGCGCTCGGGGCGACGATCTACGACCCAGCCGACCCAATGGGGAAGATGTTCTTCAACATCCTCGCCACTTTTGCCGAATTCGAGGCTGATCTTATCCGCATGCGTACCCGTGAGGGTATGGCTATTGCCCGCGCCAAAGGTAAATTACGTGGCAAACAGCCCAAGCTTTCCAAAAAGCAACAAAAGGAACTCTGCCGCATGCGTGCTACTGACGATTACTCCATCAGCGATTTAGCAGAGGTTTTCTCAGTATCCCGGCCGACGGTCTATCGGACCCTGAAGCGAAACAGTGAACCAAAGTAA
- a CDS encoding IS481 family transposase, which yields MGQVLHGSATTTHAVRSAIQKSDATIKELSIRYNINPKTVMKWKKLSSVEDQPMGRKNPRSTVLTVAEEVACIAFRKHSLLALDDCLYALQETIPKLTRSSLHRLFQRHGISRLPAPDKNKTKKPFKAYPIGYFHIDIAEVRTAEGKLYLFVAIDRTSKFAFVELHEKATRRIAGNFLRNLIMTVPYKVHTVLTDNGTHFTDPKGDSWNAQDVKRMLATGQRFRCHAFVLACAQNDIDHRLTKPAHPWTNGQVERMNRTIKEATVRRYYYQTHNQLRTHLETFIQAYNFAKRLKALKGQTPFEYITKQWTNEPDRFIKQPNHLLAGLNN from the coding sequence ATGGGACAGGTATTACACGGCAGCGCCACGACTACTCACGCGGTTCGATCGGCCATCCAAAAATCGGATGCAACAATCAAAGAGCTGAGTATCCGATATAACATCAATCCCAAAACGGTTATGAAGTGGAAAAAACTTAGCAGCGTAGAAGATCAACCTATGGGCCGGAAAAATCCTCGCTCTACCGTTCTTACTGTGGCTGAAGAGGTTGCGTGTATTGCTTTTCGCAAGCACTCTTTACTCGCGCTGGATGACTGCCTTTATGCTCTGCAGGAAACGATCCCGAAGTTGACCCGCTCATCCCTCCACCGTCTATTCCAGCGCCACGGGATTTCGCGTCTGCCAGCCCCAGATAAGAACAAGACCAAAAAACCTTTCAAAGCCTATCCGATCGGTTACTTTCACATCGATATCGCGGAGGTGCGAACTGCGGAAGGCAAGCTTTATTTGTTCGTTGCCATTGATAGAACGTCGAAGTTTGCCTTTGTGGAACTGCATGAGAAAGCCACCAGAAGGATTGCTGGCAACTTTCTTCGCAACCTCATCATGACTGTACCTTATAAAGTCCACACCGTGCTGACCGACAACGGGACCCATTTCACCGATCCCAAAGGCGACAGTTGGAATGCTCAGGACGTGAAGCGTATGCTCGCGACCGGTCAGCGGTTTCGATGCCATGCTTTTGTTCTGGCCTGCGCTCAAAATGATATTGACCACCGGCTAACGAAACCGGCCCATCCCTGGACCAACGGTCAGGTCGAACGTATGAACCGCACCATCAAAGAGGCCACGGTTCGACGCTATTATTACCAGACACACAACCAGCTGCGCACTCATCTGGAAACGTTCATACAGGCTTATAACTTCGCCAAACGCCTCAAGGCTCTCAAAGGACAAACACCCTTTGAATACATTACCAAACAATGGACAAACGAGCCAGACAGGTTCATAAAACAGCCTAACCATCTCCTCGCGGGACTTAACAATTAG
- the tnpB gene encoding IS66 family insertion sequence element accessory protein TnpB: MATKNGLTKTDTCLFCKRLERGYFVWPAAKQGKVSLSPAQLAMLLEGIDWRQPLKTWRPLISG; encoded by the coding sequence ATGGCAACCAAAAACGGCTTGACCAAGACGGATACTTGTCTTTTCTGCAAAAGACTGGAGCGAGGCTATTTTGTATGGCCAGCAGCCAAGCAAGGCAAAGTCAGCCTCTCCCCCGCCCAGCTTGCCATGTTGCTGGAGGGGATTGACTGGCGGCAGCCGCTAAAAACATGGCGGCCGCTCATCAGTGGCTAA
- a CDS encoding IS110 family RNA-guided transposase: protein MSEVTIGVDISKDHLDVYCLPDEQSKQFTNTAAGYRQLKSWLKGLPVARIIFEPTGSYHGAFELALSGSYPLSKVNPWQARRFAQAKGKRAKTDRIDARLLAQMGQDFQLEPDKPVDASLCHLKEIRVARQALVKEATQLENRLKTQRVNLVRKQTQQRLKLVRKQLEALNAETQKQIEQSPQRARAAKILHSIPGLGQVAVAALVIEMPELGQLSRKQAAALAGLAPMTRQSGRWRGAAFIQAGRKPVRDALYMPAVVASRYNPDLKAKYNQMRAAGKPPKIAIIALMRKLIELANALIKADRQWQPKTA, encoded by the coding sequence ATGTCTGAGGTTACCATTGGTGTCGATATTTCGAAAGACCATCTTGATGTGTACTGCCTGCCGGATGAGCAGAGTAAGCAGTTTACCAATACAGCTGCAGGGTACAGACAGTTAAAAAGCTGGCTGAAAGGCCTGCCTGTCGCTCGAATTATTTTTGAACCCACAGGTTCTTATCACGGCGCTTTTGAGTTGGCATTGTCGGGTTCCTATCCTCTGAGCAAAGTTAACCCATGGCAAGCACGCCGGTTTGCACAGGCCAAAGGCAAGAGGGCGAAGACGGACCGGATTGATGCGCGCCTGCTGGCCCAAATGGGGCAGGATTTCCAGTTGGAACCAGACAAGCCAGTCGATGCAAGCCTATGTCATCTCAAAGAGATACGCGTTGCACGTCAAGCTCTTGTAAAAGAAGCCACGCAACTGGAGAACCGGTTGAAAACACAACGGGTGAACCTGGTTCGCAAACAGACACAGCAACGCCTGAAACTCGTGCGAAAGCAATTGGAGGCCCTTAACGCCGAAACTCAAAAGCAAATTGAGCAGAGCCCTCAAAGGGCGCGGGCAGCAAAGATTTTACACTCTATTCCCGGGCTGGGACAGGTCGCCGTCGCGGCGCTGGTGATTGAAATGCCAGAGCTTGGACAATTATCCCGTAAACAGGCCGCTGCTCTGGCGGGGCTGGCCCCCATGACCCGCCAGTCAGGACGCTGGCGGGGCGCTGCTTTTATTCAAGCAGGGCGCAAGCCGGTACGCGATGCACTCTACATGCCTGCCGTTGTTGCCAGCCGTTATAATCCAGACCTGAAAGCCAAATACAACCAGATGCGAGCGGCTGGTAAGCCTCCCAAAATCGCCATAATAGCTCTCATGCGTAAGCTAATCGAACTGGCAAACGCTCTCATAAAAGCGGACCGGCAATGGCAACCAAAAACGGCTTGA